In a single window of the Subtercola sp. PAMC28395 genome:
- the pstS gene encoding phosphate ABC transporter substrate-binding protein PstS → MTPRIRFLRFFTAASAFAVLLVSAVGGVTTQSASADTYVPISGSGSTWSSNALDQWRKDFASNFGVTVNYSASGSSAGRTDFINGSVDFAVSEIPFQTAPVDGSAPENATDYAYMPIVAGGTSFMYNLNIGGKRVTDLQLDGTTITKIFTGAITNWNDPAIQATNPSLAMPNKPIVPVVRSDGSGSTAQFTLWMAKQHSDVWCPFVNEAPGDSCGLTSQYPNASFAKFQSGSLGVAGYVSQGYGEGAITYVEYSYALNSKFPVAKVLNAAGNYAEPTASAVAIALGKAKINADLTQDLSDVYVNPDPAAYPLSSYSYMIIPTVAKGIFTNDKGKTLAAFVTYVLCNGQQQAAALGYSPLPANLVSAASEQVKRIPGGPAAGIDCSKVKGGSTGVTVTPDPTASAAATTAGAGGAASTGAGADGSTAAGTTDSAAAAAASNTAVYDANGAIVSGSSGVGAAVAASKPLVLDDSAFGSQQIVMIVAGLLLVLAIVLPPFLSRRLKRSK, encoded by the coding sequence GTGACGCCGCGCATCCGATTCCTTCGTTTCTTCACCGCGGCTTCGGCCTTCGCGGTTCTGCTCGTCAGCGCTGTCGGTGGTGTGACGACGCAGAGCGCCTCGGCCGACACCTACGTGCCCATCTCGGGCAGTGGTTCGACGTGGTCGTCGAACGCGCTCGACCAGTGGCGCAAGGACTTCGCCTCGAACTTCGGCGTCACGGTCAACTACTCGGCGTCGGGTTCGTCTGCTGGGCGAACAGACTTCATCAACGGCTCTGTCGACTTCGCGGTGAGCGAGATCCCGTTCCAGACCGCGCCGGTCGACGGTTCGGCTCCGGAGAACGCCACGGATTACGCCTACATGCCCATCGTGGCCGGGGGCACGTCGTTCATGTACAACCTCAACATCGGTGGCAAGCGCGTCACCGACCTGCAGCTCGACGGCACCACCATCACGAAGATCTTCACCGGGGCCATCACCAACTGGAACGACCCCGCCATCCAGGCGACGAACCCGAGCTTGGCCATGCCCAACAAGCCGATTGTGCCCGTCGTACGCTCCGACGGCTCGGGTTCGACGGCGCAGTTCACACTGTGGATGGCGAAGCAGCACTCCGATGTGTGGTGCCCGTTCGTCAACGAAGCGCCGGGTGACAGCTGTGGGCTCACCTCGCAGTACCCCAACGCGAGTTTCGCAAAGTTCCAGAGCGGCTCGCTCGGTGTGGCCGGGTATGTGAGCCAGGGCTACGGCGAAGGGGCGATCACGTACGTCGAGTACTCGTACGCGCTCAACTCCAAGTTTCCGGTCGCGAAGGTGCTGAATGCAGCGGGCAACTATGCCGAACCGACGGCCTCCGCGGTCGCGATCGCGCTCGGCAAAGCGAAGATCAATGCAGACCTGACACAGGACCTCAGTGACGTCTACGTCAACCCCGACCCCGCTGCGTATCCGCTTTCGAGCTACTCGTACATGATCATCCCGACCGTGGCGAAGGGTATCTTCACCAATGACAAGGGAAAGACTCTCGCTGCCTTCGTGACGTATGTGCTGTGCAACGGGCAACAGCAGGCCGCAGCACTCGGCTATTCGCCGCTGCCCGCAAACCTCGTCTCCGCCGCCTCCGAACAGGTGAAGCGCATTCCGGGTGGACCCGCCGCAGGAATCGACTGTTCCAAGGTCAAGGGCGGCTCCACCGGGGTCACGGTCACACCAGACCCGACCGCCAGTGCGGCTGCAACAACGGCCGGTGCTGGCGGTGCAGCCAGCACCGGCGCCGGGGCCGACGGCTCCACTGCCGCGGGCACTACGGATTCCGCTGCCGCCGCGGCTGCGTCGAACACCGCCGTGTATGACGCCAATGGCGCCATCGTCAGCGGTTCGTCAGGAGTGGGGGCCGCAGTTGCTGCGTCGAAACCCCTCGTGCTGGATGACAGCGCCTTCGGCTCACAACAGATTGTGATGATCGTGGCCGGCCTGCTGCTGGTGCTGGCGATCGTTCTGCCGCCGTTTCTCTCACGTCGTCTGAAACGGAGCAAGTAG
- a CDS encoding arsenate reductase ArsC produces MSEKPVVLFVCIHNAGRSQMAAGYMRALSGGAVEVRSGGSEPGDQINPIAVQAMAEEGIDISEAVPQLMTTEQVQDSDVVITMGCGDVCPVFPGKRYEDWELVDPRGKSIDEVRPIRDDIKARITALLAELLPATV; encoded by the coding sequence ATGTCAGAAAAGCCCGTCGTCCTCTTCGTCTGCATCCACAACGCAGGCCGCTCCCAGATGGCCGCCGGCTACATGCGTGCACTCTCTGGCGGTGCCGTCGAAGTGCGCTCCGGCGGCTCGGAGCCCGGTGACCAGATCAACCCGATCGCCGTGCAGGCCATGGCCGAAGAAGGCATCGACATCTCCGAGGCCGTGCCCCAGCTGATGACCACCGAGCAGGTGCAGGATTCTGACGTCGTCATCACGATGGGCTGCGGCGACGTCTGCCCCGTCTTCCCCGGCAAGCGCTACGAGGACTGGGAGCTGGTCGACCCGCGCGGCAAGAGCATCGACGAGGTGCGCCCCATCCGCGACGACATCAAGGCCCGCATCACGGCGCTCCTGGCCGAACTCCTGCCTGCGACGGTCTGA
- a CDS encoding phosphate ABC transporter ATP-binding protein, giving the protein MSAWFGDHQVLDRVSLTMPAGVITSLIGPSGCGKSTFLRILNRMHELVPSASLAGEVLIDHEDIYSADRKLVDARKSIGMVFQKPNPFPAMSIYDNVIAGLRLTGTQVGRAERDFLVESCLTKAGLWKEVRDRLRAPGGGLSGGQQQRLCIARSLAVTPRVLLMDEPCSALDPTSTRVIEETMLELVNDVTIVIVTHNMQQAQRVSTQCAFFLASQGKPGGIVEYGDTEAMFSEPIDSRTYDYVNGVFG; this is encoded by the coding sequence ATCTCGGCCTGGTTCGGCGACCACCAGGTGCTCGACCGCGTCTCGCTCACGATGCCCGCCGGCGTGATCACCTCGCTCATCGGCCCCTCGGGCTGCGGCAAATCGACCTTCCTGCGCATTCTGAACCGCATGCACGAACTCGTGCCCTCAGCGAGCCTGGCCGGCGAGGTGCTCATCGACCACGAAGACATCTACAGCGCCGACCGCAAGCTCGTCGACGCGCGCAAGAGCATCGGCATGGTCTTCCAGAAGCCGAACCCGTTCCCGGCGATGTCGATCTACGACAACGTCATCGCCGGCCTGCGACTCACCGGCACCCAGGTCGGCCGCGCCGAACGCGACTTCCTCGTCGAGAGCTGCCTCACCAAGGCCGGCCTCTGGAAGGAGGTGCGCGACCGCTTGCGCGCACCCGGGGGCGGCCTCTCCGGTGGCCAGCAGCAACGCCTCTGCATTGCCCGCTCGCTCGCCGTCACCCCCCGCGTTCTGCTCATGGACGAGCCCTGTTCTGCCCTCGACCCCACCTCCACTCGCGTCATCGAAGAGACCATGCTCGAGCTCGTGAACGACGTCACCATCGTCATCGTCACGCACAACATGCAGCAGGCCCAGCGGGTTTCGACCCAGTGCGCGTTCTTCCTGGCATCGCAGGGCAAGCCCGGCGGCATCGTCGAATACGGCGACACCGAGGCCATGTTCTCTGAGCCCATCGACTCCCGCACCTACGACTACGTGAACGGCGTCTTCGGCTAA
- a CDS encoding WxL protein peptidoglycan domain-containing protein — protein MPVITALPSLLKRILAFAFASLFVAGLMVSFQSATSARADDTAGISGAPSDGKATDDRSRFSYQLAPGQHIDDFYQVKNTGTVPQTMKVFATDAYNTDDGSYGLLDTDATPADAGKWVSFANGAKQLSIPLDPGATQIVPFTLDVPADASPGDHAAGIVISVLTPDGQVLVDRRVATRLYARVEGALQAALTISSISASYDQQFNPFDGAATVTYTVKNNGNVALGANTVVGVNTYLGIAAAGQVRTELKEMLPGSTRTVSVTVPGVAQLGYLNPYISLAPTIDPEALNPGPLTTVNRDTVLIAMPWWLVIILVIVLLVWLFLRIRRKRDEKNAIAWAAYTEAEARRRATEELVATGATTTGAASAAEGTAPDSSR, from the coding sequence GTGCCCGTTATCACAGCCCTGCCCTCATTGCTCAAACGCATTCTCGCGTTCGCTTTCGCGTCTCTGTTCGTCGCCGGACTGATGGTCTCATTCCAGTCGGCCACGAGTGCGCGAGCCGACGACACCGCTGGAATCTCTGGCGCACCCTCTGACGGCAAGGCGACAGACGATCGATCACGATTCAGCTATCAACTCGCGCCCGGCCAGCACATCGACGACTTCTACCAGGTCAAGAACACCGGTACGGTTCCTCAGACCATGAAGGTCTTCGCAACAGACGCCTACAACACCGACGACGGTTCGTATGGCCTGCTCGACACCGATGCAACCCCTGCCGATGCCGGCAAGTGGGTCTCCTTCGCCAACGGAGCGAAACAGCTCTCCATCCCTCTCGACCCGGGAGCCACGCAGATCGTTCCCTTCACACTGGATGTGCCGGCCGACGCCTCGCCCGGTGACCATGCAGCAGGGATCGTCATCTCTGTACTGACCCCCGACGGCCAGGTTCTCGTCGACCGCCGAGTCGCCACGCGCCTCTACGCCCGCGTCGAAGGCGCCCTGCAGGCTGCGCTCACCATCAGCAGCATCTCGGCGAGCTACGACCAGCAGTTCAATCCGTTCGATGGGGCGGCCACCGTCACCTACACCGTGAAGAACAACGGAAACGTGGCGCTCGGTGCGAACACCGTCGTCGGTGTCAACACCTACCTGGGCATCGCCGCGGCGGGTCAGGTACGCACCGAGCTCAAAGAGATGCTCCCCGGTAGCACACGGACCGTTTCGGTCACGGTCCCCGGCGTCGCCCAGCTCGGCTACCTCAACCCCTACATCAGCCTTGCCCCGACGATCGATCCCGAAGCCCTGAACCCGGGCCCGCTCACCACCGTCAACCGCGACACAGTGCTCATCGCGATGCCGTGGTGGCTCGTGATCATCCTCGTGATCGTGCTGCTCGTCTGGCTGTTCCTGCGCATCCGTCGCAAGCGCGACGAGAAGAATGCTATTGCCTGGGCCGCCTACACCGAGGCAGAGGCCCGCCGCCGCGCGACAGAAGAACTCGTCGCTACCGGTGCCACAACCACTGGTGCCGCATCCGCTGCCGAGGGCACCGCGCCCGACTCCTCCCGGTAG
- a CDS encoding sortase, whose translation MTATIEAPPGGTLAGPPSLRPPKPPKPPKVPKAARPPRPPRRPPASAMPVIPLGPAQTILRGVLLLVAVMLFAFAANLMILSHVQHAVAQQQQSNELRVELAAGTTPVSEATFDDKLVADGAPLGIIDIPSIGVHEVISEGTSADILKNGPGHRRDSVLPGQAGISTVMGRAAAYGGPFSRIQELAPGDRFTVLTGQGTQTFSVIGVRYAGDPVPTFQGGTSRLTMITARGPAYIPNAIAYVDAALASEVQPAGKRQTTYLALPATQQAMATDPSTVWALVFALQFLLAVEIAAVWAYRKIGPQKTWVVFLPLSVLAALYVANQMTLLLPNLL comes from the coding sequence GTGACCGCCACCATCGAAGCGCCCCCCGGCGGCACACTGGCCGGCCCGCCTTCACTAAGGCCACCGAAACCGCCCAAGCCGCCCAAGGTTCCCAAGGCTGCACGGCCACCGCGACCACCGCGCCGCCCGCCGGCCTCGGCGATGCCGGTCATTCCTCTCGGGCCAGCTCAGACGATCCTCCGGGGCGTGCTTCTGCTCGTCGCCGTCATGCTGTTCGCCTTTGCCGCGAACCTCATGATCCTCAGCCACGTTCAGCACGCGGTGGCCCAGCAGCAGCAGTCGAATGAGCTTCGCGTCGAGCTCGCCGCAGGCACCACACCCGTGAGCGAGGCGACTTTCGACGACAAGCTCGTGGCCGACGGCGCTCCGCTCGGCATCATCGACATCCCTTCGATCGGCGTACACGAAGTCATCTCCGAAGGCACCTCGGCCGACATTCTGAAGAACGGCCCTGGCCACCGGCGGGATTCGGTTCTGCCGGGTCAGGCCGGAATCAGCACGGTCATGGGCCGCGCTGCTGCCTACGGCGGCCCGTTCTCTCGCATCCAGGAGCTCGCGCCCGGCGACCGCTTCACCGTGCTCACCGGCCAGGGCACCCAGACGTTCTCGGTGATCGGCGTGCGCTACGCCGGCGACCCTGTTCCCACCTTCCAGGGTGGAACCAGCCGCCTGACGATGATCACCGCACGTGGGCCGGCGTACATTCCGAACGCGATCGCCTACGTCGACGCCGCCCTCGCCTCCGAGGTGCAGCCCGCGGGCAAACGCCAGACGACCTACCTCGCCCTGCCGGCGACCCAGCAGGCCATGGCGACAGACCCCTCGACCGTCTGGGCGCTCGTCTTCGCCCTGCAGTTCCTGCTGGCCGTCGAGATCGCAGCCGTCTGGGCCTACCGCAAGATCGGCCCGCAGAAGACCTGGGTCGTGTTCCTCCCGCTCTCGGTGCTCGCCGCGCTCTATGTGGCGAACCAGATGACCCTGCTGTTGCCCAACCTGCTGTGA
- a CDS encoding metalloregulator ArsR/SmtB family transcription factor: MDDLRAPSDLKLLADPTRARIVQLILDSPDGRQRVGELATELQLRQPTVSHHVKALLDQGLLERHPDGRRVWYSLAEDRRDRVHALVPGETERTVEPEVLERISSDLALRFSGTFSRETVDRYVAESFALLSTTSQLTSHVASLTATFTADRLSALATQNASPADLGAMPRVPEVLFVCVQNAGRSQLAAGILRHLAGDRVHVRTAGSAPAAAMRSVIVTALDEIGVPVGGEYPKPLTDEVVRAADVVITMGCGDACPVYPGRTYLDWSIDDPDGQPLAGVRVIRDDIETRVRALLSSLVVNDS; encoded by the coding sequence ATGGATGATCTGCGAGCCCCCAGCGACCTGAAGCTCCTCGCCGATCCCACCCGGGCCCGCATCGTGCAGCTCATCCTCGACAGCCCCGACGGTCGCCAGCGGGTCGGTGAACTGGCCACCGAGCTCCAGCTGCGCCAGCCCACGGTCAGCCACCACGTCAAGGCGCTGCTGGATCAGGGTCTGCTCGAGCGTCACCCCGACGGTCGCCGCGTCTGGTACTCGCTCGCCGAAGACCGGCGCGACCGGGTCCACGCCCTCGTGCCGGGGGAGACGGAACGCACCGTCGAACCTGAGGTGCTCGAACGAATCTCCTCCGACCTCGCCCTCCGCTTCTCCGGCACGTTCTCCCGCGAAACCGTCGATCGGTACGTCGCCGAGAGTTTCGCCCTGCTGTCAACCACATCCCAGCTGACCAGTCACGTGGCATCCCTCACCGCGACATTCACTGCCGACCGGCTTTCCGCCCTCGCCACGCAGAACGCCTCACCGGCCGACCTGGGGGCGATGCCCCGCGTTCCGGAGGTGCTGTTCGTCTGCGTGCAGAACGCCGGCCGCTCGCAACTCGCGGCGGGCATCCTGAGGCATCTCGCAGGGGACCGCGTGCACGTTCGCACCGCCGGATCGGCACCAGCAGCAGCCATGCGCTCGGTGATCGTCACCGCGCTCGACGAGATCGGGGTTCCCGTCGGGGGTGAATACCCGAAACCGCTCACCGACGAAGTCGTACGCGCAGCAGATGTCGTCATCACGATGGGCTGCGGAGACGCCTGCCCGGTCTACCCGGGTCGCACGTACCTCGACTGGAGCATCGATGATCCCGACGGCCAGCCGCTGGCCGGGGTGCGGGTGATCCGCGACGACATCGAGACGCGCGTTCGGGCGCTGCTATCGAGCCTCGTGGTGAACGATTCATGA
- the arsA gene encoding arsenical pump-driving ATPase translates to MKFLENPPRFLFFTGKGGVGKTSVASATAVELAGRGSRVLLVSTDPASNIGQVFGLRIGNTVTPIAGVTGLSALEIDPEQAAAAYRERIIAPVRGLLPASEVANIAEGLSGSCTTEIASFDEFTELLTDEGLVGEYDHIVFDTAPTGHTIRLLQLPGSWSEFLDAGKGDPSCLGPLSGLEKHKAVYSAAVAALADPHRTRLVLVARAQASSLAEIERTALELGRVGIAGGYVVINGVLPAIAGTEPIAVAVRQRESAAIAAIPEGIAGLPRDVLDLKAGNMMGVSALATLFDVAAGAGVGEGDGVPLADHRSVEVSDDPLGRFVDELERPGHGLVLCMGKGGVGKTTVAAAIAVALAERGHDVRLTTTDPAAHLAETLHGSIPGLRVSRIDPVQAVSEYREHVMATKGKNLDSDGRAALAEDLLSPCTDEVAVFRQFSKAVHESRREFVVVDTAPTGHTLLLLDATGSYHREISRQIGGSMPFVTPLMHLQDPALTKVILVTLAETTPVLEAEDLQHDLQRAGIEPWGWVVNNSIAAAHPGTPFLQSRARREVEQIEKVRGLTDRVAIIPLLAEEPIGLDRLAALATVAPQLA, encoded by the coding sequence ATGAAATTTCTGGAGAATCCTCCTCGATTTCTGTTCTTCACCGGAAAGGGCGGAGTCGGCAAGACCTCGGTGGCCAGCGCCACGGCAGTGGAACTGGCTGGCCGTGGCAGCCGTGTTCTGTTGGTGAGCACTGATCCGGCCTCGAACATCGGGCAGGTCTTCGGGCTCCGCATCGGCAACACGGTGACTCCGATCGCCGGTGTCACCGGCCTGTCGGCGCTCGAAATCGACCCAGAGCAGGCCGCTGCTGCCTACCGGGAGCGAATCATCGCACCGGTTCGTGGCCTGCTGCCCGCCAGCGAGGTGGCCAACATCGCTGAGGGTCTCTCCGGGTCATGCACGACCGAGATTGCGTCGTTCGACGAATTCACCGAGCTGCTCACCGATGAGGGCCTGGTGGGCGAGTACGACCACATCGTCTTCGATACGGCACCCACCGGGCACACGATCCGCCTGCTGCAGCTGCCGGGCTCGTGGAGCGAGTTCCTCGACGCAGGCAAGGGCGACCCCTCCTGCCTCGGGCCGCTCTCCGGGTTGGAGAAACACAAAGCCGTCTACTCGGCAGCTGTGGCTGCACTTGCCGACCCGCATCGAACGCGCCTCGTGCTCGTTGCCCGGGCGCAGGCCTCTTCGTTGGCAGAGATCGAACGCACTGCACTCGAACTCGGTCGCGTCGGCATCGCAGGAGGTTATGTGGTCATCAATGGGGTGTTGCCTGCGATCGCCGGAACAGAACCCATTGCTGTCGCGGTCCGTCAGCGTGAGTCGGCGGCCATCGCCGCGATTCCCGAGGGGATCGCGGGTCTCCCCCGCGACGTGCTCGACCTCAAGGCCGGCAACATGATGGGTGTGAGCGCCCTGGCAACCCTGTTCGATGTCGCTGCAGGCGCAGGCGTGGGTGAAGGCGACGGTGTTCCGCTCGCGGACCACCGTTCGGTCGAGGTCTCTGACGATCCCCTCGGCCGATTTGTCGACGAGCTCGAGCGGCCCGGCCACGGGCTCGTCTTGTGTATGGGCAAGGGCGGTGTCGGCAAGACCACGGTTGCTGCAGCGATCGCCGTTGCCCTGGCCGAGCGTGGCCACGATGTGCGCCTGACGACCACTGACCCCGCCGCACACCTCGCAGAAACGCTCCACGGCAGCATTCCCGGCCTCCGCGTATCACGAATAGACCCGGTACAGGCCGTCAGCGAGTACCGCGAACACGTGATGGCGACGAAGGGGAAGAACCTCGATTCCGACGGTCGCGCGGCGCTCGCAGAAGACCTGCTCTCCCCCTGCACCGATGAGGTTGCCGTCTTCCGCCAGTTCTCGAAGGCCGTTCACGAGTCGCGCCGGGAGTTCGTGGTCGTCGACACCGCTCCGACAGGCCACACCCTGCTGCTTCTGGATGCCACGGGCTCCTATCACCGCGAAATCTCCCGCCAGATCGGTGGCAGCATGCCCTTCGTGACCCCGTTGATGCACCTGCAGGACCCGGCGCTGACGAAGGTCATCCTGGTCACGCTCGCCGAGACGACCCCGGTACTCGAAGCAGAGGACCTCCAGCACGATCTGCAGCGGGCAGGCATCGAACCGTGGGGCTGGGTCGTGAACAACTCCATCGCCGCCGCTCACCCAGGGACGCCGTTCCTTCAGTCCAGGGCCAGACGTGAAGTCGAGCAGATCGAGAAGGTCAGGGGCCTGACCGACCGGGTGGCGATCATCCCGTTGCTCGCCGAGGAGCCGATCGGGCTCGACCGGCTGGCGGCGCTGGCGACTGTGGCTCCCCAGCTGGCGTGA
- the arsD gene encoding arsenite efflux transporter metallochaperone ArsD, protein MTAIRIYEPALCCDTGVCGADVDQGLVDITATVRSLQELGVDIERHNLASDPLSFTTDETVRAFMHVVGSTGLPLTVVDGVTVATGAYPSREQLLAFSGLDTPVAANQGRTQLGLAEKSASGCCGGASGCC, encoded by the coding sequence ATGACGGCAATTCGGATCTATGAGCCTGCGCTGTGTTGCGACACGGGTGTCTGCGGGGCCGATGTCGACCAGGGCCTGGTGGACATCACCGCGACTGTGCGCAGCCTGCAGGAGCTCGGCGTCGACATCGAGCGCCACAATCTGGCCAGCGATCCTCTTTCGTTCACCACAGACGAGACGGTCCGCGCATTCATGCACGTCGTCGGGTCGACGGGTCTCCCCCTCACGGTGGTCGACGGTGTGACAGTGGCAACGGGCGCCTATCCCTCACGCGAGCAGCTGCTCGCATTCTCCGGGCTCGACACCCCTGTCGCCGCGAACCAGGGTCGCACGCAGCTGGGGCTCGCAGAGAAGTCGGCCAGTGGATGCTGCGGCGGCGCATCCGGGTGTTGCTGA
- a CDS encoding DUF885 domain-containing protein, translated as MTDSTSPAPRPARVPTAIDDIAERWVDTLVALQPTLGTYIGRDEANDRYGDYSPAGHAAYLTEVRRTLAELEASAPADSVDLVTLTDLSSELRLTIESAAAQLELRDLNVIESPSQQIRDVYDLMPTETTEDWEVVATRFAGVGDAIDGYIETLRQGIRSGITPAKRQVREVIAQARKNSGDDGFFHNLARSAGSTSLGDHPRAGEAGGTDALPPTIAKHLSLGADLASQGYERLAEFLTTELLPVAPESDGVGREMYELESRKFLGASIDLDETYEWGIDELARMVAEQESIAREILPGASVLEAIAFLDNDHGRKLHGSAALQEWMQATSDRAVAELSVSHFDIPQEESDFECLIAPTNEGGIYYTGPTDDFSRPGRMWWSVPEGVTEFDTWRELTTVFHEGVPGHHLQIGQAVYNRAKLNTWRRQLAGTSGHAEGWALYAERLMQELGYLDDPADRLGMLDGQRLRAARVVLDIGVHLGKPRPDGTGVWDAGYALEFLRSNVNMNDGFIRFEVNRYLGWPGQAPSYKVGQRIWEQARDDFRRREGAAFSMREFHRRALDLGGVGLDTLRSALEA; from the coding sequence ATGACCGACAGCACCTCACCGGCCCCGCGCCCCGCCCGCGTTCCCACAGCGATCGACGACATCGCCGAACGCTGGGTCGACACTCTCGTCGCCCTGCAACCCACCCTCGGCACGTACATCGGCCGCGACGAGGCGAACGACCGCTACGGCGACTACTCACCCGCTGGCCACGCCGCATACCTCACTGAAGTACGGCGTACACTCGCCGAACTCGAAGCTTCCGCACCAGCCGACTCCGTGGATCTCGTCACGCTCACCGACCTCAGCAGCGAGCTGCGGCTCACCATCGAGAGCGCCGCAGCGCAGCTCGAACTCCGCGACCTGAACGTCATCGAGTCGCCCTCGCAGCAGATCCGCGACGTGTACGACCTGATGCCCACCGAGACGACCGAAGACTGGGAGGTCGTCGCCACGCGGTTTGCCGGGGTGGGCGACGCGATCGATGGGTACATCGAGACACTGCGGCAGGGCATCCGCTCGGGTATCACGCCAGCGAAGCGCCAAGTGCGTGAGGTCATCGCCCAGGCCAGGAAGAACAGCGGCGACGACGGTTTCTTCCACAATCTGGCCCGCTCGGCGGGTTCGACATCGCTGGGCGATCACCCACGTGCCGGCGAGGCGGGCGGTACGGATGCCCTGCCTCCCACCATCGCGAAGCACCTGTCCCTCGGAGCCGACCTCGCCTCGCAGGGCTACGAGCGCCTAGCAGAGTTCCTCACCACCGAGTTGCTGCCCGTCGCCCCCGAGAGCGATGGAGTGGGGCGCGAAATGTACGAACTCGAGTCGCGCAAGTTCCTCGGCGCGAGCATCGACCTCGACGAGACCTACGAGTGGGGTATCGACGAGCTCGCACGCATGGTCGCTGAGCAGGAGTCGATCGCGCGAGAGATCCTGCCGGGAGCGTCGGTCCTTGAGGCGATCGCTTTCCTCGACAACGACCACGGCCGCAAACTCCACGGATCGGCCGCGCTGCAGGAATGGATGCAGGCCACCAGCGACCGCGCCGTCGCCGAGCTCTCGGTGAGCCATTTCGACATTCCCCAGGAGGAGAGCGACTTCGAGTGCCTCATCGCACCCACGAACGAGGGCGGCATCTACTACACCGGCCCCACAGACGACTTCTCGCGGCCCGGCCGCATGTGGTGGTCTGTTCCAGAGGGCGTGACTGAATTCGACACCTGGCGCGAACTCACGACGGTGTTCCACGAGGGCGTTCCCGGCCACCACCTGCAGATCGGCCAGGCTGTCTACAATCGTGCGAAGCTCAACACGTGGCGGCGGCAGCTCGCAGGCACCTCCGGCCACGCCGAGGGCTGGGCCCTGTACGCCGAACGGCTCATGCAGGAGCTCGGGTACCTCGACGACCCCGCAGACAGGCTCGGGATGCTCGACGGCCAGCGCCTGCGGGCAGCGCGCGTGGTTCTCGACATCGGCGTACACCTCGGCAAGCCGCGGCCCGACGGCACAGGGGTCTGGGATGCGGGCTACGCCCTGGAGTTCCTGCGTTCGAACGTGAACATGAACGATGGTTTCATCCGCTTCGAAGTGAACCGGTACCTCGGCTGGCCGGGCCAGGCCCCCTCCTACAAAGTAGGGCAGCGCATCTGGGAGCAGGCCCGCGACGACTTCCGCAGGCGCGAAGGGGCCGCCTTCAGCATGCGTGAGTTCCACCGCAGGGCCCTCGACCTCGGGGGAGTCGGCCTCGACACCTTGCGATCTGCCCTCGAAGCCTGA
- a CDS encoding metalloregulator ArsR/SmtB family transcription factor — protein MAIALPLLTEDTAICCATMTGGVLDAAQAERIARVFKALGDPTRVRLLSLVAAGTDGEACICDLTAPVGLSQPTVSHHMSKLADAGLVTREQRGRWAYFRVVPEALESSAQALLTK, from the coding sequence ATGGCAATCGCACTCCCACTCCTGACCGAAGACACGGCGATCTGCTGCGCCACCATGACCGGCGGTGTTCTCGACGCCGCACAGGCCGAGCGCATCGCCCGAGTCTTCAAAGCCCTCGGTGACCCGACACGCGTGCGTCTGCTCTCCCTCGTCGCTGCGGGGACCGACGGGGAGGCGTGTATCTGCGACCTCACTGCGCCTGTAGGGCTGTCCCAGCCGACGGTGTCGCATCACATGAGCAAGCTTGCCGACGCCGGCCTTGTCACACGCGAACAGCGCGGAAGGTGGGCGTACTTCCGGGTCGTGCCAGAGGCGCTCGAATCGAGCGCCCAGGCGCTTCTGACGAAATAA